The proteins below come from a single Ictalurus furcatus strain D&B chromosome 15, Billie_1.0, whole genome shotgun sequence genomic window:
- the sgk1 gene encoding serine/threonine-protein kinase Sgk1 isoform X2 — MKQRKMGLNDFIQKLATSSYACKHPEVDSILTLTPPQDPELMTSNPSPPPSPSQQINLGPSSNPTAKPSDFNFLKVIGKGSFGKVLLARHHGDDKFYAVKVLQKKAILKKKEEKHIMSERNVLLKNVKHPFLVGLHYSFQTADKLYFVLDYINGGELFYHLQRERCFLEPRARFYAAEIASALGYLHSLNIVYRDLKPENILLDSQGHIILTDFGLCKENIEPNGTTSTFCGTPEYLAPEVLHKQPYDRTVDWWCLGAVLYEMLYGLPPFYSRNTAEMYDNILNKPLQLKPNISNAARHLLEGLLQKDRTKRLGCTDDFNEIKNHMFFSPINWDDLNAKKLTPPFNPNVTGPNDLRHFDPEFTDEPVPSSIGCSPDSALVTASISDAAEAFLGFSYAPTMDSYL; from the exons ATGAAACAGAGGAAAATGGGACTGAATGATTTTATTCAGAAACTGGCGACCAGCTCCTACGCCTGCAAGCA CCCAGAGGTAGACTCCATCCTGACCTTGACACCACCGCAAGATCCCGAGCTAATGACGAGCAACCCTTCTCCTCCT CCCAGTCCGTCTCAGCAGATAAACCTGGGGCCTTCGTCCAACCCGACTGCTAAGCCGTCCGACTTCAACTTCCTGAAGGTTATCGGAAAAGGCAGCTTCGGAAAAGTTCTTCTGGCTCGCCATCACGGCGATGACAAATTCTACGCGGTTAAAGTGCTACAGAAGAAAGCCATCCTGAAGAAGAAAGAG GAGAAACACATCATGTCCGAGCGGAACGTGTTACTGAAAAACGTGAAGCACCCGTTCCTCGTGGGCCTGCATTACTCCTTCCAAACTGCCGACAAACTGTACTTTGTGCTGGACTACATCAATGGTGGAGAG cTGTTCTATCACCTTCAGAGGGAACGGTGCTTTCTGGAACCCCGTGCCCGTTTCTACGCTGCTGAAATCGCCAGCGCCCTGGGCTACTTGCACTCCCTGAACATCGTCTACAGGGACCTGAAGCCCGAAAACATCCTCCTGGACTCGCAAGGACACATCATCCTAACAGACTTCGGCTTGTGCAAGGAGAACATAGAGCCTAACGGAACCACGTCCACGTTCTGTGGGACGCCGGAG TATTTGGCTCCGGAGGTGTTGCATAAGCAGCCGTATGACCGGACAGTGGACTGGTGGTGTTTGGGCGCCGTGCTCTATGAAATGCTGTATGGCTTG CCTCCATTTTATAGCCGCAACACAGCGGAGATGTACGACAACATCCTGAACAAGCCTCTGCAGCTGAAGCCCAACATTTCCAACGCTGCCCGCCATCTGCTGGAGGGTCTTCTGCAGAAGGACCGTACCAAGAGGCTAGGCTGCACAGATGACTTT aatgAGATCAAGAACCACATGTTCTTCTCCCCTATTAACTGGGACGATCTGAATGCTAAGAAGCTCACCCCTCCCTTCAACCCCAACGTG acTGGCCCCAACGACCTGCGGCACTTCGACCCAGAGTTTACAGACGAGCCAGTGCCGAGCTCCATCGGCTGCTCCCCAGACAGCGCTCTGGTGACGGCCAGCATCAGCGACGCGGCCGAGGCCTTTCTGGGCTTCTCCTACGCTCCTACTATGGACTCGTACTTGTAG
- the sgk1 gene encoding serine/threonine-protein kinase Sgk1 isoform X1: MTIQTETSVSAPAMTYSKTRGLVANLSAFMKQRKMGLNDFIQKLATSSYACKHPEVDSILTLTPPQDPELMTSNPSPPPSPSQQINLGPSSNPTAKPSDFNFLKVIGKGSFGKVLLARHHGDDKFYAVKVLQKKAILKKKEEKHIMSERNVLLKNVKHPFLVGLHYSFQTADKLYFVLDYINGGELFYHLQRERCFLEPRARFYAAEIASALGYLHSLNIVYRDLKPENILLDSQGHIILTDFGLCKENIEPNGTTSTFCGTPEYLAPEVLHKQPYDRTVDWWCLGAVLYEMLYGLPPFYSRNTAEMYDNILNKPLQLKPNISNAARHLLEGLLQKDRTKRLGCTDDFNEIKNHMFFSPINWDDLNAKKLTPPFNPNVTGPNDLRHFDPEFTDEPVPSSIGCSPDSALVTASISDAAEAFLGFSYAPTMDSYL; the protein is encoded by the exons ATGACCATCCAAACGGAGACGAGCGTGAGCGCTCCGGCGATGACCTACTCTAAAACAAGGGGACTGGTGGCTAATCTCAGCG cttTTATGAAACAGAGGAAAATGGGACTGAATGATTTTATTCAGAAACTGGCGACCAGCTCCTACGCCTGCAAGCA CCCAGAGGTAGACTCCATCCTGACCTTGACACCACCGCAAGATCCCGAGCTAATGACGAGCAACCCTTCTCCTCCT CCCAGTCCGTCTCAGCAGATAAACCTGGGGCCTTCGTCCAACCCGACTGCTAAGCCGTCCGACTTCAACTTCCTGAAGGTTATCGGAAAAGGCAGCTTCGGAAAAGTTCTTCTGGCTCGCCATCACGGCGATGACAAATTCTACGCGGTTAAAGTGCTACAGAAGAAAGCCATCCTGAAGAAGAAAGAG GAGAAACACATCATGTCCGAGCGGAACGTGTTACTGAAAAACGTGAAGCACCCGTTCCTCGTGGGCCTGCATTACTCCTTCCAAACTGCCGACAAACTGTACTTTGTGCTGGACTACATCAATGGTGGAGAG cTGTTCTATCACCTTCAGAGGGAACGGTGCTTTCTGGAACCCCGTGCCCGTTTCTACGCTGCTGAAATCGCCAGCGCCCTGGGCTACTTGCACTCCCTGAACATCGTCTACAGGGACCTGAAGCCCGAAAACATCCTCCTGGACTCGCAAGGACACATCATCCTAACAGACTTCGGCTTGTGCAAGGAGAACATAGAGCCTAACGGAACCACGTCCACGTTCTGTGGGACGCCGGAG TATTTGGCTCCGGAGGTGTTGCATAAGCAGCCGTATGACCGGACAGTGGACTGGTGGTGTTTGGGCGCCGTGCTCTATGAAATGCTGTATGGCTTG CCTCCATTTTATAGCCGCAACACAGCGGAGATGTACGACAACATCCTGAACAAGCCTCTGCAGCTGAAGCCCAACATTTCCAACGCTGCCCGCCATCTGCTGGAGGGTCTTCTGCAGAAGGACCGTACCAAGAGGCTAGGCTGCACAGATGACTTT aatgAGATCAAGAACCACATGTTCTTCTCCCCTATTAACTGGGACGATCTGAATGCTAAGAAGCTCACCCCTCCCTTCAACCCCAACGTG acTGGCCCCAACGACCTGCGGCACTTCGACCCAGAGTTTACAGACGAGCCAGTGCCGAGCTCCATCGGCTGCTCCCCAGACAGCGCTCTGGTGACGGCCAGCATCAGCGACGCGGCCGAGGCCTTTCTGGGCTTCTCCTACGCTCCTACTATGGACTCGTACTTGTAG